A segment of the Synechococcus sp. CBW1002 genome:
CGGTCATCCCCGTCAGCCCCATCCGTTTGGCGATGGCGGTGTTGGTCTCGCCGGCACCGCAGGCCAGCACGATCTGAGCGCGCTGCACGATCGAATGCGGCAACGACCGGGAATTTGCAAGGGCCCGCAACTGCTGAACCTCGTCCTCGCTGAGGACCAGCGGAGGCATCGGACGACCAAGCGCCACAAGGCACCTCGGGTGACACTCTCGATTCTAGCTGTTATTTCCGGGACGGCATACTAGCACCAGTTGGTTGCCCAGGGTCTTGCCCCAACGCATTGGCTGGATCGCTTCGGGATCGGGAGGCACGACCCAGTCGCGGCTGCCGCTCACCAGCAGCACACGGCCGCTCAATTCGCCGCCTGAGCCCCGGGGAAACAGCAGCGACACCGGCGGGCTGACAGCCCCCACGGCAATGACGCGGGGATCTCGGAGGGCGGCATTCTGTGCACCCTTCAGCCAGCTGCATTGCAGCGTCCAGCTCAGGTTTCGATCGGGATCATCCACGTTCGAGCAGCGTTGGCGCAGGCTGCTGTCGGTGGGCCTCACCCCGGCCACCTGCAGGGCCGTGGTCGCCCCCCAGGAATGGCCCAGCACCACGACCCGCTCGGCATCGACAGGCCTGGCGAAGCCCAGCCGACCCGCCAACACCGCATCGAGCACGCCGCTCAGATCCTGCGGGCGCAGGGCCAGCTCCTCGGGGCCCGGCGGCGGCGCCTGGCCCGCCAGCACCGCCTCCTGCTGGCTGCTGTCGCTACCGGGATGGCGAGGCAGCACCACGGTGTAGCCCCGTGAGGACAGCAGCGTTCCCCAGCCCTCGAAGCTGGTCGGCTTGTCCCACAGGCCGTGGGAGATGAGCACCAGACGGCCGTTGGCACCGCTGGCTGGCTCGATCACCATCACCTCCAGCGGCTGGGGCCGATGGGGAACCTGCAGGCTGGCCAGCCGCCGGTTCACAGCCACCCCAGGGCCGTTCGTCGTGCCAGCGGGCAGGGCGGCGGCGGTTGTGGTGGCGAGCAGCGCTTCAGCCTGCTGCCGTTGCCCCGCCATCCGGGTGACGATCTGACGGGCGCGGCCGAGATTGAGCGTCACCCGTTGACCGGGGATCGCCTGCATCAGGCTCAGCAGGGTGGGCTCGCCGTTCGCGGAGGCCCGCAGCAGGGCTTCATTCAGCGTCCGCCCGCTGAGGTCGGTCTTGCGCCCCTCCACCGTGCCGAGCGAGGCGATCACGAGCATGGCCTGCTCGAGCAGGGGCGAGCCCACCGAACCATCGGCCACCTGTTTCACGCTGAGGGGCACTGGCTGGAGCAACAGCTCCCTGAGCTGGCGACCTGCGGCGCCACCGGTGGCGCGATCCAGCTCGGCCAGATCACTGTTGCCCTGGCGCAAGGCCTCAGGGGACTGCAGTTCATCCAGGCGTACTGTGAAACGGGTCTCCAGCAGGGGGATCTCAATCACCACCTCTTCTAGGGCCCTAGCCGGGGCCGAAGCCATCAGGGTGGCGATCAGTGCGCTTCCAAGCCGTCCGGCCAGGCGTAAGTGGCAGTTCATCGTCTGTTCAGCATTGTTGGTGACTTTCGCTGCCGGGATTGCCGCTGGCCATGGTGACCCCGCCAGGGTTGCAGGCCCCAAGCCTGGCGGCCTGTGGGAGGCATCGATGAACAACGAGTCGTGCTCTTGAGCTTCCATGGGCATCAGTGCCAGGCTCGTCCCAGAAGTGCAATGTCTCTCCATGGCCGCATCAGCGGGAGCCCCGCTGGTGCGTCGGCTGCGGATCGAGCACGACGATCTGGGTTTTCTCGAGGAGACGGCACGGCTGCTGGGATTTCGCAGCCGCATGCTGCAGCTGGAGGCGGGCACCAACCCCAGCCACCCGCTGCGGCGGATCCGGAAACTGGCGGATCAGGCCCTCGATCGACTCAATCCCACCTTCTGTGCGCTCTACGCCGCAGAAGGCCGACCCTCGGTGCCGCCCGAGCAGTTGCTCCTGGCCTCGTTGCTGCAGGCGTTTTACGGCATCCGCTCGGAGCGGTTGCTGTTGGAGCAGCTCAACTACAACCTGCTGTTCCGTTGGTTTGTGGGGCTGAGCCCGGATGATCTGATCTGGCACCCCACCACATTCACCAAGAACAGGGAGCGGCTGCTCAATGACCAGGTGATGGGAACGTTCCTGAAGAAGCTGATGGCGGCTCCCGAGATCAAGCCCCTGCTCAGTGATGAGCACTTCTCCGTCGATGGCACGCTGCTGCAGGCCTGGGCGTCGCATGCATCTCTGGAGCGGATCGATGGGCAGGACGATCCACTGCCACCACCGTCAGGCCCCGGTGAGGGCTTTGGTGCTCCCAAAGGCGAAAAGAAGCGTGCCAAAGGCGACTTCCGCGGCATCAAGCTCAGCAACCAGACCCATCGCTCCAGCACCGATCCCGACGCGCTCCTGTGCCGGAAATCCAATGCCCACCCGGCACTTCCCAGCTACCGGGGGCATGTGCTGATGGACAACCGCAATGCCCTGATCGTGGACTGCAGGGTGACACAGGCCGTGGGCACTGGGGAGCGGGATGCCGCCAAAGACATGGCTGCTGCCATCCCCGGTGCCCACCAGAAAACCCTTGGTGCCGACAAGAACTACGACTGTGATGATCCTGGCAACCCCATCATCAGCAGATCTGACTCGAACTACGACCGGCCTGGCCAGCTCAGTGCCTTTCTGCGTGATCTGTCGATCTGCATTGATGGGGCCGATCAACGGAGAAGTGTCGTGACCTGATACGAGCCTGGTCAAGAGGCCCCATCACAGTCCTGTCCGACCTCCCCGCTGATCGCTTCTCCCCACCACCATCTGGCATCGATGGCATCAGCAACCCTGACACAGTCCGTTCATCAGCGGGCGCCTGATGTTGTGATCGGCGTCGACACCCACAAGGACATCCATGTGGCTGTGGCCCTGGCTCCCAACGGCGGCAGGCTCGGCGACTTCCGGATTCCCACAACCCGAAGGGGCTATGACGAGCTGATGACCTGGACTGAGCAATTCGGCTACACGCCGGTCTTTGCCGTCGAGGGCACCGGTTCTTTCGGAGCCGGGCTGTGCCGTGAGCTTGTCGATGCTGGCTACGAGGTCGTCGAGGTGAACCGCCCCGATCGCTCCACCAGGCGCCGCCTCGGCAAGAATGACGCCATCGATGCCGAGGCCGCTGCCCGAGCGTGGATCGCCGGCACGGCCACGGTGACACCCAAGGCAGGCGGCGAAAGGGTGGAAATGATCCGGATGCTCAAGTGCGCCAAGGATTCGGCCACCGGCAGCCGCACCCGGGCGATCAACCAGATCAAAGCGATTCTGGTGACCGCTCCGGCGGCCCTGCGCGAGCGGCTGGAGCCTCTGCACCGCAGCGCCCTGATCCGGGCCTGCTCGGCCCTGAGGCCAGGCCCGCTGGATGCTCCGCTGGCCGCCGCCAAACGGGCACTGCGAACCCTG
Coding sequences within it:
- a CDS encoding alpha/beta fold hydrolase — protein: MASAPARALEEVVIEIPLLETRFTVRLDELQSPEALRQGNSDLAELDRATGGAAGRQLRELLLQPVPLSVKQVADGSVGSPLLEQAMLVIASLGTVEGRKTDLSGRTLNEALLRASANGEPTLLSLMQAIPGQRVTLNLGRARQIVTRMAGQRQQAEALLATTTAAALPAGTTNGPGVAVNRRLASLQVPHRPQPLEVMVIEPASGANGRLVLISHGLWDKPTSFEGWGTLLSSRGYTVVLPRHPGSDSSQQEAVLAGQAPPPGPEELALRPQDLSGVLDAVLAGRLGFARPVDAERVVVLGHSWGATTALQVAGVRPTDSSLRQRCSNVDDPDRNLSWTLQCSWLKGAQNAALRDPRVIAVGAVSPPVSLLFPRGSGGELSGRVLLVSGSRDWVVPPDPEAIQPMRWGKTLGNQLVLVCRPGNNS
- a CDS encoding IS110 family transposase — encoded protein: MIGVDTHKDIHVAVALAPNGGRLGDFRIPTTRRGYDELMTWTEQFGYTPVFAVEGTGSFGAGLCRELVDAGYEVVEVNRPDRSTRRRLGKNDAIDAEAAARAWIAGTATVTPKAGGERVEMIRMLKCAKDSATGSRTRAINQIKAILVTAPAALRERLEPLHRSALIRACSALRPGPLDAPLAAAKRALRTLARRVLALEVEIAGLRDDLDQLTQAVCPALRQTFGVGVDNAATLLTATGDNPERLRSDASFAALCGVNPLPASSGKTHRHRLNRGGNRQANAALHRIAVVRLRWDEQTQAYAERRTEEGLSKAEILRCLKRFIAREVFRILMGGPAVRLKKACEVGAFYWTVPAPDIVNPGRVEHGSASV